In Candidatus Methylomirabilota bacterium, a single genomic region encodes these proteins:
- a CDS encoding DUF1841 family protein yields the protein PEVAPDPVEWLATTEANRLAAVRRFHQSAKHDTGSPQLHAAIHVVVETQLAERHPAATDAMNRLMADGLRRHEALHAIGSVVAAEIFDIVKSKRIHNPEAYSRELQHLTAAAWRTGYGEQS from the coding sequence ACCCAGAGGTCGCACCTGACCCAGTTGAATGGCTGGCTACGACGGAAGCAAACCGTCTTGCCGCCGTACGGCGGTTCCACCAGAGCGCTAAGCACGACACCGGAAGTCCTCAGTTGCATGCGGCCATTCACGTCGTTGTAGAAACCCAGCTCGCCGAGCGCCATCCAGCCGCCACCGATGCGATGAATCGATTGATGGCCGACGGGCTTCGACGCCACGAAGCGTTACACGCGATCGGCTCCGTCGTGGCAGCGGAAATATTCGACATCGTGAAGTCAAAGCGAATTCACAATCCTGAGGCCTATTCGCGCGAGCTGCAGCACCTGACGGCGGCTGCGTGGCGTACGGGTTACGGTGAGCAATCTTGA
- a CDS encoding MFS transporter, giving the protein MIRDSEFLLGGPFAQAALTSFFFMSSLNCFILLPLYIHRLGGTEAEIGIVQGAYSAIGILCQPVVGLWLDRVGRRAFMILGVVLLMVSSASFIFTQSLPVLALLRVLQGLGFSTFFVANYVHVVGLVPVERRGWALGIYGLSGFLGTALAPVAGEIVVNNLGFRWLFLLAVLLSGVAALLVARTHGIHPPDMGRGPGFEMFREALKDVLRVHMALAFFFGLGIGAMFTFLPTFGESLGVRSVALYYTAYAVAAMGVRVAGGNLIDTQGRRATIIPSMFIQAASVAILALLALQVRPHMAVPIVPFLVLAGLLAGGGHGFLYPALSALLMDVTPERHRGGAVGIFSGVMLIGQTLGSMIFGYVAHGFGYAVMWGVVTLLLTAGFVLSHRLREGRAARVPVAG; this is encoded by the coding sequence GTGATTCGCGACTCGGAGTTTCTCCTCGGCGGGCCGTTCGCCCAGGCCGCGCTCACCAGCTTCTTCTTCATGTCCAGCCTCAACTGCTTCATCCTGCTCCCGCTCTACATCCACCGGCTCGGCGGTACCGAGGCGGAGATCGGCATCGTGCAGGGCGCCTACAGCGCCATCGGCATCCTCTGCCAGCCCGTCGTCGGACTCTGGCTCGATCGCGTGGGGCGCCGCGCCTTCATGATTCTGGGCGTGGTGCTCCTGATGGTTTCCTCGGCCTCCTTCATCTTCACGCAGTCGCTGCCCGTCCTGGCCCTCTTGCGCGTGCTCCAGGGCCTCGGCTTCTCGACCTTCTTCGTGGCGAACTACGTCCACGTCGTGGGTCTGGTGCCCGTGGAGCGCCGAGGTTGGGCGCTCGGCATCTACGGTCTCTCGGGCTTTCTCGGCACCGCCCTGGCGCCGGTGGCGGGCGAGATCGTGGTCAACAATCTGGGATTCCGCTGGCTCTTCCTCCTGGCCGTGCTCCTGAGCGGCGTGGCCGCCCTCCTCGTGGCCCGCACCCACGGCATCCATCCGCCGGACATGGGGCGCGGCCCCGGCTTCGAGATGTTCCGCGAAGCGCTCAAGGACGTGCTGCGCGTGCACATGGCCCTCGCCTTCTTCTTCGGGCTGGGGATCGGGGCGATGTTCACCTTCCTGCCGACCTTTGGCGAATCGCTCGGAGTCAGGAGCGTCGCGCTCTACTACACGGCCTACGCGGTGGCGGCCATGGGGGTGCGCGTGGCCGGGGGCAATCTCATCGACACGCAAGGCCGCCGAGCCACCATCATCCCGTCCATGTTCATCCAGGCCGCCTCCGTGGCCATTCTCGCGCTCCTGGCCCTCCAGGTGCGACCGCACATGGCCGTGCCCATCGTGCCCTTCCTCGTCCTGGCGGGGCTGCTGGCGGGGGGCGGACACGGCTTCCTCTACCCCGCGCTTTCGGCTCTTCTGATGGACGTCACCCCCGAACGGCATCGCGGCGGGGCGGTGGGCATCTTCAGCGGCGTCATGCTCATCGGCCAGACGCTGGGCTCCATGATCTTCGGGTACGTCGCGCATGGGTTCGGCTATGCGGTGATGTGGGGCGTGGTCACGCTCCTGCTGACCGCGGGCTTCGTGTTGAGCCACCGGCTCCGCGAGGGGCGCGCCGCGCGCGTCCCCGTCGCCGGTTGA
- a CDS encoding bifunctional nuclease family protein, whose translation MTVLAAVVRHAVLILVVVVLTVEVPRAQPPPATPQEVSVVGLFVSPGSGQPHVVLQGKRDRRRFAMAIGLAEANGIAVPLENRVPPRPLTHDLFLTLFGRLRVTVTKVIITDLRDDIYYATVYLDASGKEMQLDSRPSDAIALAIRAKAPVFAEERVFDKSERLLTPPAPPGQRI comes from the coding sequence ATGACCGTGCTGGCCGCCGTCGTGAGACACGCAGTGCTGATCCTCGTTGTCGTCGTTCTCACCGTGGAAGTCCCGCGGGCGCAGCCGCCGCCCGCCACTCCCCAGGAAGTGAGCGTGGTCGGCCTGTTCGTCAGCCCCGGGAGCGGCCAGCCCCATGTCGTCCTCCAGGGCAAGCGTGACCGTCGGCGATTCGCCATGGCCATCGGGCTCGCCGAGGCGAACGGCATCGCCGTTCCTCTGGAGAATCGCGTGCCCCCGCGCCCGCTCACCCACGACCTCTTCCTCACCCTGTTCGGTCGGCTCCGGGTCACCGTCACCAAGGTGATCATCACGGACCTGCGCGACGACATCTACTACGCCACCGTCTATCTCGATGCCAGCGGCAAAGAGATGCAGCTCGACTCGCGCCCCTCCGACGCCATCGCGCTGGCCATCCGCGCGAAGGCGCCCGTCTTCGCCGAGGAGCGCGTGTTCGACAAGTCGGAGCGGCTGCTGACGCCACCCGCCCCGCCGGGACAGCGGATCTAG
- a CDS encoding ATP-binding protein yields the protein MAPEEASSGGGAVPSKLEPDSQQWAIQRRIEDVFAKLGEKFGDLTGRVEVRLRPDTTFEQIGGLREAKGIVRSLGTALTDPELYRQWGITPPKGVLLFGPPGTGKSLLARALATETGAVFYHLKLMNLTSKFGPATGELLPEILTVAREQGKGVVFLDEANALSLEHLLPPAQAREASARVVAALCEKLDGLEDFSRLIVVGSTSRTDSVDASLVAPGRLDRLVEVALPDGVAQQEILELTRLRTEAAAGRPLFADLDYRSVLPPMGGMSGAELSEIARRALEQKVHAAGQGQDPGLVTTHDILQQIDAYRRIREMVEKIRYGQYL from the coding sequence ATGGCTCCTGAAGAAGCGAGCAGCGGCGGCGGGGCCGTCCCCTCGAAGCTCGAACCGGACAGCCAGCAGTGGGCCATCCAGCGGCGCATCGAAGACGTCTTCGCCAAGCTCGGAGAGAAGTTCGGCGATCTGACCGGTCGGGTGGAGGTGCGCCTGCGTCCCGACACCACCTTCGAGCAGATCGGCGGGCTGCGGGAGGCCAAGGGCATCGTGCGAAGCCTGGGCACGGCCCTGACCGACCCCGAGCTTTATCGTCAGTGGGGCATCACACCTCCCAAGGGCGTGCTGCTCTTCGGGCCACCCGGCACCGGCAAGTCCCTCCTCGCGCGCGCGCTGGCCACCGAGACAGGCGCCGTTTTCTACCATCTGAAGCTCATGAACCTCACCTCCAAGTTTGGCCCCGCCACGGGAGAGCTCCTGCCGGAGATCCTCACGGTGGCCCGGGAGCAGGGCAAGGGCGTGGTCTTCCTCGACGAGGCCAATGCCCTCTCCCTCGAGCATCTGCTCCCGCCCGCCCAGGCGCGGGAGGCGAGCGCGCGGGTGGTCGCGGCGCTCTGCGAGAAGCTCGACGGGCTCGAGGACTTTTCGCGGCTCATCGTGGTGGGCTCCACGAGCCGGACGGACTCCGTCGACGCCTCGCTGGTGGCCCCCGGGCGCCTCGACCGCCTCGTCGAAGTGGCGCTGCCCGACGGGGTCGCCCAGCAGGAAATCCTGGAGCTGACGCGCCTACGCACCGAGGCGGCCGCCGGCCGCCCGCTCTTCGCCGACCTCGACTACCGCTCCGTGCTGCCCCCCATGGGCGGGATGAGCGGCGCCGAGCTCTCGGAGATCGCCCGCCGCGCCCTCGAGCAGAAGGTGCACGCGGCCGGGCAGGGGCAGGACCCGGGTCTCGTGACCACGCA